The window GAAGACCCCGGCGGCGAAGGCCCCCGCCGCGAAGAAGGCCGCGGCGGAGAAAGCCGCGCCGGAGAAGGCCGCGAAGGCCGCACCCGCTGGCAAGGCGGCTCCGGCCGCGAAGGCCGCGGGCGGGAAGGCGGGCTCCAAGACGGGTGGCGCGGGCGCGGGGACTTCCGTCCCGGCGGCCGACAGGCCCCGTCCACGAGCCACCAAGCTGCCGCCCCCGGGCGAGCCGCTCACCAAGCGTGAGATGGAGCAGCTGCTCACCGCCGGCGAGGGCCGCGGCGTCATGGGCGAGGGCAGCCTCAAGGGCCGGCTCGTCGTGACGAACGACATGCCGCACCTCGTGGTGGTGGGCCGCGACAAGCGCGAGCTGACCTTCCTCCTCCAGGGACCGGATCAGGAAGTCCTCCCGGCCTACGTGGACCACAAGGTCTCCGTCAGCGGGATGATCCGCAAGACGACCAACCACGGCGGCGTGGTGGACGTGCGCAAGTACTCGGCGAAGAAGCCGGAGGCCGAAGTCGAAGCGCCGCCTCCCGCGGACACGGAGCCGCGGCTGCGCTACCTGTCGCCTGGCGAAATCACCATGGTGACGGCGGCCGGCATGGGCGCGGGCGTCAAGGGCTTCGCCACCGTGCGCGGCAACCTCGAGATGACGGGCGAGGACTTCGTCCTCGTGGTGTCCAACGGCGGCACCCGCCAGCAGGTCTCCTTCCTCATCGAGGGCAAGGCGGCCAACAAGGCCCTGCGCAAGCACGTGGGCCACACCCTGCAGCTCCAGGGCGTGGTGGACAAGACGTCCGGCTGGGGCGGGAGGCTGGTCGCGGAGACCGTCGAGCCGCGTCCGCCCGAGGCCCGCGCCGTGTCGCGCGACGAGATGGAGCTGGTCCACATCGAGGGCGAGGTGCCCACGTCCGTGGACGTGAAGCTCAACCACGGCCTCACCGTGCGGCTGCCGGAGCAGCCCGGCTTCACCTGGGCCATCGAGCCCACGGTGGCCAAGCGCGTGGGTCTGCGCGAGGCCAACTTCGAGCCGGGCGCCAGCGGCGGACCGGCCACCCGCGAGTTCTTCTTCACGCCCAGGAACCCGGGCACCTTCGAGGTGGAGTTCTTCCTGGCCAAGGCACTCTCCCCTGGCCTGGTGGACCGCTCCTTCAAGATCAACGTCACGGTCAAGCCCTGAGGGACGCCGCCCGGAGCAGGCTCCGGGAGGCGGCCGGTCGCCGGGGGGTTCCCGTCTGGGCGCTCCGGGCTTACCCGTTCCCGTAGCGGCCGAGCCGCGACCCCACCGTGAGCCTCTCTCCAGACCAACTCAGGCAGATCCTCGCAGACGCTGACCACCCGCTGGGCATCAAGGAGCTCCTGCGGCTCGCCGGCCTGCACCCCGGACAGCAGACCGAGCTCAAGCGCGCGTTGCGCGAGCTCGTCCGCAAGGGGGCCGTGCAGAAGGAGGGCAAGCGCTTCCTTCCCATGGAAGCCCCGGCTCCCGCACGGCGCGACGAAGCCGAGGCGGCCTCCGTCCCGCCCCCCTGGAGCCGTCCGGCTCCCGGTGGTGGCGCTCGGACCGAACCCCGGGGGCGGGGCACGTACCAGTCGCTCCAGGGCAGTGAGCACGGCGGCCGGGGTGCGCGTGGCGCCCAGCAGGGCGCGGGCTTCCGTGGCCGGGGCTCCGAGGAGCGGCCCGGCCGGGACTTCGGCAAGCCGCAGGACCGCCAGGGGCGCGGGCGCGACCGCAAGGGCTTCGGCTCGGAGTCGGCGCAAGGCGGCGGGTTCCGCCGGGGCGGCGGGCCGGAGCGCTTTGGTTCCACCGGGCGCCGTGGCGGCTTCGACGGCGGCGCGCTCCCTCCGGTGGAGGGCATCCTCCACGTGCACCGTGACGGCTTCGGCTTCGTGCACCCGGTGACGGGCGAGGGGGAGAACATCTTCCTGCCTCCGGGCGAGGCGCAGCGGGCGCTCGACAATGACCGGGTGGTGGTGGAGGTCTCCGGACGCCCCGGGCGCTACGAGGGCCGGCTGATGCGCGTGGTGGACCGCCGGCGCGAGCTGGCGGTGGGCACGTACATGCAGCAGGGCCGGTACGGCGTGGTGTACCCCACCGACTCGAGTCTGCCCGGCTCCATCACCGTCCCCCTCACCCAGATGGCGCAGGACGGCGACCTGGTGAGGGTGCGGCTCGGCGTGGGCGCGGAGCTGCTGGATCCGGACCGGGGGCTGTTTGGCGAGGTGGCCGGCTCGCTCGGCAAGCCCGGAGAGCCGAGCGCCGAGGTGCTGGGCACCGCCTTCTCGCAGGGCTTCTCCGACGAGTTCCCGCCGGAGGCCATGGACGAGGCGGACCGCTACGCGGTGAAGGTGACGGAAGAGGAGGCGCGCGGCGAGGAGCGGAAGGACCTGCGCTCGATGCCGCTCATCACCATCGACGGCGAGGACGCTCGCGACTTCGACGACGCCGTCTACACGGAGCCGCATGGGGACGGGTGGCGGCTGGTGGTGGCCATCGCCGACGTGTCCCACTACGTGCGCCCGGGCAGCGCCCTCAACGCGGAGGCCCTGCGGCGCGCCACGTCCGTGTACCTGCCGGACCGCGTGCTGCCCATGCTTCCGGAGCGGCTGAGCAACGGCATCTGCTCCCTGAAGCCGGACGAGGACCGGCTGTGCATGGTGGCGGACCTGACGTTCGACCGCCGGGGCCAGCGGCTCTCGTACGAGATGTACCCGGCGGTGATGCGCAGCGCCGCGCGGTGCACGTACAACGAGGTGCAGGACGTCCTGGACGGCAAGGACGTGCCGCACCGCAACGCCTTCAAGCCGCAGTTCGAGCAGCTGATGGCGCTGGCGCGCACTCTGACGAAGATGCGCAAGGAGCGCGGCGCCATCGACTTCGACCTGCCCGAGCACAAGGTGGTGCTGGGCAAGGACGGCCTGCCTGAGCGCATGGACAAGCGCGAGCGCAGGGACAGCCATCGCCTGATTGAAGAGTGCATGCTCGCCGCCAACGAGGCGGTGGCGAAGTTCTTCCAGGACGAGGGCCTGCCCACGGTGTACCGGTTCCACGGTGAGCCGGACCCGGAGAAGCTGGCCACCTTCGCCGCGCTGGCGGCGGCGTATGGCTTCAAGCTGCGCTTCGAGGACGGGGTGCCGTCGAAGGAGCTGGATGCCTTCATCAGCCAGCTCGCGGGCCACCCGGAGCAGCGGGCGCTGAACCAGCTGCTGCTGCGCTCGATGATGCAGGCCGTCTACACGGCGTCGCGGGTGGGGCACTACGGCCTGGCGGCGGAGCACTACCTGCACTTCACCTCGCCGATTCGCCGCTACCCGGACCTGCTGGTGCACCGGCTGCTGAAGGCGCACTGGGCGCGCAAGGGGCGCAAGCCCTCGGAGTCCATGCTGGAGCGCGAGGAGGCCCAGCTGGAAGACATGGCCGTGCAGTGCTCCGAGCGTGAGCGCGCGGCCATGCAGGTGGAGCGCGAGGTGGTGTCCTTCTACGCGTGCCTGCTGATGAAGGACCGGGTGGGGGAGGAGTTCGCCGCCACGGTGGCCGCCATCACCGACTTCGGCTTCTTCATCGAGCTGGACGAGGAGCACGTCGAAGGCCTGGTGAAGGCGGAGACGCTGGGGCCGGGCGCGAAGCTGGACAAGCTGACGCACGCGCTGGTGTACGCCGGTGGGCGCCGCGTGCGCGTAGGACAGAAGCTGCGCGTGCGGCTGTCGTCGGTGAATGTGACGGCGCGGAAGATGGACTTCGAGGCGCTCCAGTTCGACGGTGAGGCGATGCTCGCCCGCGCCGAGCCGGGGGCTCCGCGCCGCCGCCGCGAGTGGGAAGCGGAGCCGCCGCGAGGCCATGGCCGTGAGCGGGCGGGACGTCCCGGCCGTCGCGAGCGCGAGTCCGCCGCCGGAGCAGTGCAGCGAGGACCGCGCGAGGAGCCCGCTGGCGGTGGACCGCGTGGACGCTTCGTGCGCGAGGGCCGGCGCGAAGAGGCCGCACCGGCGCGAGCAGGTGCCTCCAGGTTCCAGCGCCCGTGGCGCGGGGAGCCCGAGACGCAGCGTCCCACCGAGGCTCCAGGAGCGTCGAAGGGGCCGAAGCGGAGGATGTTCATCCAGCCCCAGTCCCCCGCGCTCCCCGCGACGGAGGCCGAGGCGCTTCCTCGGACGTCGCAGGGGCCCGGGCAGGAGGGCGCACCGGAGGCGCGCGAGCTGCCGACGTCGCCACCGTGGGCGGCTCCCGTCGAGGCGCCCGTGTCCGCTGGGGACGAGGGTTCCCGTTCGCCGCACCCGGGGTTCGACCGCATCCGCGCGCTGGCCTCCCAGCGCGGCCGGGGTGGGGCGGAGGTCCGTGGCGCGACCCATCCCAAGCATGAGGCGAAGCGGCATGGCGCGGACCGGCAGGCCGGACCGGGCCCCCGTTTCCCAGCCCCAAAGCCGAGGCCCGAGACACGGGAACCGGCCGAGGAGGCCACCGGGCCGCGCTTCGAGGCCCCTGAAGCGGCCCGTACCCCTGTGTCCGGGGCGGGCCCGGGCGTCTCCGCGAAGCCCTCGACTGAGGCCCCACCGTCTGCGTCCACCCGGCCCGCGCCCGAGGCGAGGCCGGCTGTTGCCGCGAGCCCGGCGGCCGAGTCGAAGCCGGCTGTTGTCGCGAGCCCCGCGGCCGAGTCGAGGCCTACCGCGCAGGCGACGCCCGAGCGCGTAAGCGAGGCGGCGGAGCAGGTGCCCACCATCCGCGAGGAGCGGGAGGCCGCGTCCAAGCGAGGCCCGAAGCGGAAGGCGGTCACGAAGAAGGTGGCGGCCACGAAGAAGGCAGCGGCCACGAAGAAGGTGGCGGTCGCGAAGAAGGCAGCGGCACCGCGCAAGAAGGCCACCACCAAGGCCACGAAGAAGACCCAGAAGGTCAAGGCGGCGAAGCCGGTGAAGGCCAAGGCCAAGACGCCCGCGAAGGCCGCGAAGCCGGCGAAGCCCCGCGCCACCGGCGGCAAGGCGCGGAGCAAGACGCCGACGCGTCGGAAGCGCTGATTCCAGCGCGGCTCCGACGCAGAGACAGCACCGGGCGCCTGTTCCTCTATGCAGGCGAGGAATGGGCGCCCGCCTTGTTCTCCAGTACGGCTCCGACTCGCTCCGAGTGTCGGACGCCTGTGTCTCTTCGCCGAAGAGGAATGGGCGCCCGCCTCATTCCCGCCGCCGAGGACCTGCGTGGAGCGGCTATGCTCCACGCGCACCTCAAGGAGGCACCGTGGGACTCGTCCGGCTCGTGGGAGTGATGCTCGCTGTCGCGGGAGGCGTGTTGCTGTGGACCGGGCTGCGCGCGCGGGATTCGCTCGCGGAGCGGGCCACCGAGGTCTTCACCGGCCGCAACACCGAGCAGACCACGCTGTACCTCGCGGGCGGAGGCGCGGCCCTCGCGGGCGGCATCCTGCTGGTGCTCTTCGGCGGCGGCCGGCGGCGGCGCTAGCCCCGCGCCCACCACCGTCACCCGCGGCGCCTACTCGAGCGTGAGCGTGGAGCCCCCGCTCAGCTGTCGCGAGCGCACGGTGGGCTGGCCGATGATGCGCACGTTGCCTCCACCCGAGGACGTCACCTCCAGGGTGTCCGAGACGCGCATGACGACCTCGCCCCCGCCGCTGGTGGTCAGCGTGGCCTCGCGCGCGGAGAGCTCACGGGCGCGCAGCACGCTCCCGCCTGACGTGTCGCCCGTCACGCGGGTGGCCGCGCCTTCCAACGTGGCCTCCACGCCACCGCTCAGGTCCAAGTCGAGCCGCGCGGTGTCGAGGCCGCTCACCCGCAGCCTTCCTCCACCGCTGGCGCTCACCCTGAAGGACTCCGAGTCGAGCGTCCCGCCCACGTCCACCGTGCTTCCCCCGGAGCGCACCACCGACTCCAGGCGCGGCACCGTCAGCTCGGCGCGCAGCGGGTGGCGCGAGTCCCACTCCCCCACGTCCTCCTCGGGCAGGGACACGCGGAGCCGGTCTCCACCGGAGTGCTCCGTCCGCACCAGGGCCACCAGGTTGTCATCTCCGACGACGCGCACCTGCGTCGGCTGTCCCGGCTCCACCCGCACCCGGACCTCGAGGCCATCGCTGACCTCGAGCTTCACGAAGTCGGCTGTCGGCCGCTCCTCCTCGATGAAGCGCCCGCTGCCCTCCACGTAGGGCCCGCGTACACAGCCGGACAGGACTGCCGCCAGCAGTGCGAAGCCCACCCACAGTCCCTGGTTCCTGATGCGCATGTTCCCACTCCCGAGAAGGTCGCCGTCGAGGCCGGCGTCGGGAGAGGGAACACCGCCCCGGCGCGGAACTGTCACCGTGGCCCGTGAGCTACGCGTTCAGCGCCGCCGCATGGTGGCGGAGGTGGTTCTCCATGAACGTGGAGACGAAGTAGTAGCCGTGGTCGTACCCCTCGTGGATGCGCAGCTCCAGGGGCTGGCCCACGGCCTCACAGGCCTCGCGCAGCAGCTCCGGCTTGAGCTGCTCCTGGAGGAACTTGTCGCTCGTCCCCTGGTCCACGAGCAGCTTCGGCAGGCGCGTCTTCGAGGCCCGCAGCAGCTCCGTGGCGTCGTACTCACGCCACGCCGCGGTGTCCTCGCCCAGGTAGCCGCGGAACGCCTTCTGTCCCCACGGCACGCGCATGGGCGCGGCGATGGGCGCGAAGGCGGACACGGAGCGGTAGCGTCCCGGCTGGCGCAGCGCGCACACCAGCGCGCCATGCCCTCCCATGGAGTGCCCGAAGATGCCCTCTCGGTCCGCGCGGGCGGGGAAGTGCGCGGCGATGAGCGCTGGCAGCTCCTTCGTGACGTACGTGCCCATGCGGTAGCGCGCGGACCACGGCGCCTGCGTGGCATCCAGGTAGAAGCCCGCGCCCACGCCGAAGTCCCACGAGGCGTCCTCACCCGGGTAGCCCGCGCCGCGAGGGCTGGTGTCCGGGGCCACCAGCATCACCCCCAGCTCCGCCGCCATGCGCTGCGCGCCGCCCTTGATGAGGAACGTGTCCTCCGTGCAGGTGAGGCCCGCCAGGTAGTAGAGCACCGGCACCTTCCGCTCCCGCGCCTGGGGCGGGACGAAGATGCCGAAGCGCATGTCACCCCCACACGCCTCGGACGCGTGGCGGTAGAAGCCGACGGTGCCGTCGAAGCAGCGGTGCTCGGACAGGCGGGTGGGGGCCGCCGTCATGAGTACTTCACCACGCTGCGGATGGACTCGCCCCGGTGCATCAGGTCGAAGCCCTTGTTGATGTCCTCCAGCGCCAGCGTGTGGGTGATGAGGTCGTCGACGTTGATCTTCCCGTCCATGTACCAGTCGACAATCTTCGGCACGTCCGTGCGGCCGCGCGCGCCGCCGAAGGCGCTGCCCTTCCACACGCGTCCGGTGACGAGCTGGAACGGCCGCGTCTTGATTTCCTGCCCCGCGCCGGCCACGCCGATGATGATGCTCTCGCCCCAGCCCCGGTGGCAGCACTCCAGCGCCTGCCGCATCGTGTTCACGTTGCCGATGCACTCGAAGCTGTAGTCCGCGCCGCCGCCCGTGAGGTTGACGAGGTACGGCACCAGGTCGCCCTCCACCTCCTTCGGATTCACGAAGTGGGTGAGGCCGAACTTCTCCGCCATGGCCTTGCGCGCGGGGTTGATGTCCACGCCGACAATCTGGTCCGCGCCCACCATGCGCGCCGCCTGCAC of the Pyxidicoccus trucidator genome contains:
- the rnr gene encoding ribonuclease R, translating into MSLSPDQLRQILADADHPLGIKELLRLAGLHPGQQTELKRALRELVRKGAVQKEGKRFLPMEAPAPARRDEAEAASVPPPWSRPAPGGGARTEPRGRGTYQSLQGSEHGGRGARGAQQGAGFRGRGSEERPGRDFGKPQDRQGRGRDRKGFGSESAQGGGFRRGGGPERFGSTGRRGGFDGGALPPVEGILHVHRDGFGFVHPVTGEGENIFLPPGEAQRALDNDRVVVEVSGRPGRYEGRLMRVVDRRRELAVGTYMQQGRYGVVYPTDSSLPGSITVPLTQMAQDGDLVRVRLGVGAELLDPDRGLFGEVAGSLGKPGEPSAEVLGTAFSQGFSDEFPPEAMDEADRYAVKVTEEEARGEERKDLRSMPLITIDGEDARDFDDAVYTEPHGDGWRLVVAIADVSHYVRPGSALNAEALRRATSVYLPDRVLPMLPERLSNGICSLKPDEDRLCMVADLTFDRRGQRLSYEMYPAVMRSAARCTYNEVQDVLDGKDVPHRNAFKPQFEQLMALARTLTKMRKERGAIDFDLPEHKVVLGKDGLPERMDKRERRDSHRLIEECMLAANEAVAKFFQDEGLPTVYRFHGEPDPEKLATFAALAAAYGFKLRFEDGVPSKELDAFISQLAGHPEQRALNQLLLRSMMQAVYTASRVGHYGLAAEHYLHFTSPIRRYPDLLVHRLLKAHWARKGRKPSESMLEREEAQLEDMAVQCSERERAAMQVEREVVSFYACLLMKDRVGEEFAATVAAITDFGFFIELDEEHVEGLVKAETLGPGAKLDKLTHALVYAGGRRVRVGQKLRVRLSSVNVTARKMDFEALQFDGEAMLARAEPGAPRRRREWEAEPPRGHGRERAGRPGRRERESAAGAVQRGPREEPAGGGPRGRFVREGRREEAAPARAGASRFQRPWRGEPETQRPTEAPGASKGPKRRMFIQPQSPALPATEAEALPRTSQGPGQEGAPEARELPTSPPWAAPVEAPVSAGDEGSRSPHPGFDRIRALASQRGRGGAEVRGATHPKHEAKRHGADRQAGPGPRFPAPKPRPETREPAEEATGPRFEAPEAARTPVSGAGPGVSAKPSTEAPPSASTRPAPEARPAVAASPAAESKPAVVASPAAESRPTAQATPERVSEAAEQVPTIREEREAASKRGPKRKAVTKKVAATKKAAATKKVAVAKKAAAPRKKATTKATKKTQKVKAAKPVKAKAKTPAKAAKPAKPRATGGKARSKTPTRRKR
- a CDS encoding head GIN domain-containing protein translates to MRIRNQGLWVGFALLAAVLSGCVRGPYVEGSGRFIEEERPTADFVKLEVSDGLEVRVRVEPGQPTQVRVVGDDNLVALVRTEHSGGDRLRVSLPEEDVGEWDSRHPLRAELTVPRLESVVRSGGSTVDVGGTLDSESFRVSASGGGRLRVSGLDTARLDLDLSGGVEATLEGAATRVTGDTSGGSVLRARELSAREATLTTSGGGEVVMRVSDTLEVTSSGGGNVRIIGQPTVRSRQLSGGSTLTLE
- a CDS encoding DUF3185 family protein, whose translation is MGLVRLVGVMLAVAGGVLLWTGLRARDSLAERATEVFTGRNTEQTTLYLAGGGAALAGGILLVLFGGGRRRR
- a CDS encoding protease inhibitor I42 family protein; translated protein: MAKPKSGAKKTTPAGKAGAKPAAKKDNTARLDLIKNASKRVAKAATKLVKAASEVAKGAKAAKKAAPEKAAEKAPAAEKTPAAKAPAAKKAAAEKAAPEKAAKAAPAGKAAPAAKAAGGKAGSKTGGAGAGTSVPAADRPRPRATKLPPPGEPLTKREMEQLLTAGEGRGVMGEGSLKGRLVVTNDMPHLVVVGRDKRELTFLLQGPDQEVLPAYVDHKVSVSGMIRKTTNHGGVVDVRKYSAKKPEAEVEAPPPADTEPRLRYLSPGEITMVTAAGMGAGVKGFATVRGNLEMTGEDFVLVVSNGGTRQQVSFLIEGKAANKALRKHVGHTLQLQGVVDKTSGWGGRLVAETVEPRPPEARAVSRDEMELVHIEGEVPTSVDVKLNHGLTVRLPEQPGFTWAIEPTVAKRVGLREANFEPGASGGPATREFFFTPRNPGTFEVEFFLAKALSPGLVDRSFKINVTVKP
- the fghA gene encoding S-formylglutathione hydrolase; this encodes MTAAPTRLSEHRCFDGTVGFYRHASEACGGDMRFGIFVPPQARERKVPVLYYLAGLTCTEDTFLIKGGAQRMAAELGVMLVAPDTSPRGAGYPGEDASWDFGVGAGFYLDATQAPWSARYRMGTYVTKELPALIAAHFPARADREGIFGHSMGGHGALVCALRQPGRYRSVSAFAPIAAPMRVPWGQKAFRGYLGEDTAAWREYDATELLRASKTRLPKLLVDQGTSDKFLQEQLKPELLREACEAVGQPLELRIHEGYDHGYYFVSTFMENHLRHHAAALNA